A single region of the Paramicrobacterium fandaimingii genome encodes:
- a CDS encoding DUF7059 domain-containing protein — protein MTDTLAQRLRLDLTSAAYSVSTLTALWGDEAEAALHRNQRVPALRQLARQPATPAATLARLFVLGSDVSRAEFDRAVPTLGIEGAEELELVTAAGDRIRPLRDLRPYSFVDADGACSWWIVSDLGELARPGALAEDHVLGVGGASLSLAGLMVQRPVDSVLDIGTGCGIQALHASRHAQRVVATDISRRALAMAQLNAELNAVTNIEFRLGSLFEPVAGEWFDQIVSNPPFVITPRRPGVPAYEYRDGGLVGDEIVRSVIVGAARHLTLGGTVQMLANWEYHAGTSGRDRVGAWLREDAAGTLDSWVIEREVQSPDEYAETWIRDGGTREGTERFDELYAAWLDDFEQRGVRSVGFGYVYLRRRDTASIPWNRHERLLSAQGHNEAGLGVHIAACVAAHDAQSHLTDEALTGATLVVTGDITFEQHYWPGSDDPTAIILRQGGGFGRSVPLDTALAALIGACDGELAVGAIIGALSQLLDVDEPGLQRQLLPRVRDLVDDGILTLPGH, from the coding sequence GTGACAGACACGCTCGCTCAGCGACTGAGACTCGACCTGACGTCCGCCGCGTACTCGGTATCAACGCTCACGGCGTTGTGGGGCGACGAGGCCGAGGCGGCGCTGCACCGCAACCAGCGCGTTCCCGCCCTGCGTCAGCTTGCGCGGCAGCCGGCGACACCCGCGGCGACGCTTGCGCGGCTTTTCGTGTTAGGCAGCGACGTGTCACGCGCCGAGTTCGACAGGGCCGTGCCGACGCTGGGAATCGAGGGTGCGGAGGAGCTCGAGCTGGTGACCGCGGCGGGCGACCGCATCCGTCCGCTGAGGGATCTGCGGCCATACAGCTTTGTCGACGCGGATGGTGCGTGCAGCTGGTGGATCGTGTCGGATCTCGGCGAGCTCGCCCGCCCGGGCGCGCTCGCCGAAGATCACGTGCTCGGCGTTGGAGGGGCCTCGCTGTCGCTCGCGGGGCTCATGGTGCAGAGACCGGTCGACAGTGTCCTCGATATCGGGACGGGATGCGGCATCCAGGCCCTGCACGCGTCGCGCCATGCTCAGCGAGTTGTCGCCACAGACATTTCGCGGCGCGCTCTCGCGATGGCGCAGCTGAATGCCGAGCTCAACGCGGTGACGAACATTGAATTTCGGCTCGGGAGCCTCTTCGAGCCCGTTGCGGGTGAGTGGTTCGACCAGATCGTCAGCAATCCGCCGTTTGTGATCACGCCGCGGCGGCCCGGTGTTCCGGCATACGAATACCGTGACGGCGGCCTTGTCGGCGACGAGATCGTTCGGTCTGTCATTGTGGGCGCCGCCCGCCATCTCACGCTGGGCGGCACGGTTCAGATGCTGGCGAACTGGGAGTACCACGCCGGAACGTCCGGGCGCGATCGTGTGGGCGCCTGGCTGAGGGAGGATGCCGCTGGCACGCTCGACTCCTGGGTGATTGAGCGCGAAGTGCAGTCTCCGGACGAGTATGCCGAGACCTGGATTCGCGACGGTGGAACGCGTGAAGGCACGGAACGCTTCGACGAGCTGTATGCGGCATGGCTCGACGACTTCGAGCAGCGCGGGGTGCGCTCGGTCGGTTTCGGCTATGTCTATCTGCGGCGGCGCGACACAGCATCCATTCCCTGGAACCGTCATGAACGGTTACTGTCTGCACAGGGACACAACGAAGCCGGGCTGGGGGTGCACATTGCTGCGTGTGTTGCCGCACACGACGCGCAGAGTCATCTGACGGATGAGGCGCTCACAGGCGCGACGCTTGTGGTCACCGGAGACATCACATTCGAGCAGCACTACTGGCCGGGCAGTGACGACCCGACCGCGATCATTCTGCGCCAGGGTGGCGGTTTCGGCCGCAGCGTACCCCTCGACACAGCGCTCGCCGCGTTGATCGGAGCGTGTGACGGCGAGCTCGCGGTCGGCGCGATCATCGGTGCACTTTCTCAGCTGCTCGATGTCGACGAGCCGGGGCTGCAGAGGCAGCTGCTCCCCCGCGTGCGTGACCTCGTTGACGACGGCATCCTGACACTTCCCGGTCACTAA